The Mesoterricola silvestris sequence TCCTTGAGCAGCACCGCCTTGAAGCCGTGCACCGCGTAGGTGAAGGGATCCACCCGCGCGATGGCCCGGAGCCAGCCCGGGAAGGCCGCGATGGGGTAGATGGCGCCGCTGGGGAAGTAGAGGAGCGTATTGAGGACCCCGAACATGGCCCGGGGCACCAGGGGGTCCTCCACCCGCACCATCAGGAGGAACATCAGCGAATTGAAGGCGAAGGACGTGGCCACGATCATCAGCAGGAGCTGCAGCAGCAGCGCGGGGTGGAACACCACGTCCATGCCCGCGATGAGGCTGCCCAGGAGCGTCAGGACGACCCCGGCGAGGATGGCCTTGATGGCCCCCGAGGCCACAAGGCCGAGCACCAGCTCCAGCCGGGTGATGGGCGTGACCAGGAAGCCCTCGTGCACGCCCCTGGCCTTGTCGTCGATGTAGAGCATGCCGCCGCCGATCATGACGGAGACGAACATGGCCAGGGTGATGGAGCCCGGCAGCAGGTACTTCATGTACTCCACGAAGGGGTACAGCTCCACGATGCGCAGCGCCACGGTGTTCACCACCCGCTGGTCCACCCGGGGCCGGTTCAGGGCGTCAGTGAGGGCCTGCATCTCCGCGGTGAGGCTGCCGCTGAGGAACTGGTCCGAATTGTCCACCACGAACCCGATGGAGGGATTCTCCCCGCTGAGGGCCCGGCGCGAGAACTGGGGCGGGATGACCACGGCCGCGTCCAGGCGCCCGGAGCGCACGTCCTCCTGGGCCTTCTTGTCGCTGTCGTAGCGGATGGTGCGGAAGGTCCGGATGTTGGCGGCCACGGAATCGAAGGCTTCGTGGATCCGCAGGGCCTGGGGCCCGCCGTCGTAGTCCACCACGCCCACCCGGGCGTCGGTGATCTTCCCGCCGAAGGCGTTGCCCAGGATGACCAGCTGGATGAGGGGGGCCACCATGGCGGTGAGCATGAGGGAGGGGGAGCGGAAGAACTTCCGGAGCTCCCGCTCGACGATGGCGAGAAGACGGGTCATGGCTGCATCCCCGGCCTGGGCGGCATGAAGGCGGTGTAGGTCTTGACCTGGGTGTCCCGGAGCTGGCGCCCCGTGTAGTGCACGAAGACGTCGTCCAGGGTGGTGTTCTGCACGGTGAGGGTGCGGATGGCGATGCCGCCGCGCACGGCCAGCTCCACCAGCTCCGTGGTGGTGCGCGAGCCGTTGGTGGTGAGCACCCGGAACATCCCGGCCCCCTCGGCCTGGATGCTGGTGACCTCCCCCAGCGCCCGGAGCCGGTCCTCCCAGTCCTCCGGGGGCGCCTCGAACTGCGCCTCGATGACGTTGTTGCCGGGCACGCTCTGCTTGAGCCGGGCGGGGGTGTCCAGGGCCACGAGCTTGCCGTGGTCCACGATGGCGATGCGGTCGCAAAGGCGGTCCGCCTCGTCCATGTAGTGGGTCGTGATGAGGATGGTGAGCTGCTTGCGGGCCTTGAGCTTGTTGAGCATCTCCCACACCGCCACCCGGGACACCGGATCCAGGCCCGTGGTGGGCTCGTCCAGGAAGAAGATGCGGGGGTTGTGCACCAGCCCGCGGGCGATCTCCAGGCGCCGGCGCATGCCGCCCGAGAGGGTCTTCGTCTCGGCGTCCCGCCATTTTGTCAGGTCCACCGCCTCCAGGAGCTCCTCGATGTTGGCGCGGCGCTGGGCCCGGGGCACGTTGTAGAGCTTGGCGTAGATGGAGAGGTTCTCCTCCACCGTGAGGTTGATGTCGCTGGTGAGGGCCTGGGGGATGACGCCCATGCAGTGCCGCGCGGCGTCGGCCTCCTGGGAGACGTCGTGGCCCTCGATCCAGGCCCGTCCGGAGGTGATGGGGATGAGCGTGGTCATCATGCGGATGAGGGTGCTCTTCCCGGCGCCGTTGGGGCCCAGGAGGCCGAAGGTCTCGCCGGGCTTCACCTCCAGGCTGATGCCCTTGACGGCCTCGAAGTCGCCGAAGCGCTTGACGACGTTCTCGACCCGGATGGCCGCGCCCGGGGCGGCGGCGGGGGCGTGGACCTTCACCGGCGCACCAGCCGGGCCTTGGGCACCAGCACCTCGGCGGTCATGCCGGGCACGTAGCGCTCCCCGGGATTCGGGATGAGCAGCTTGATCCGCACGGTCTTGATGTCCCGCTTGCGCCGGCTCACGTCCCGCTGGGTGGCGAAATCGCCCTCGGCGGCCTTGAGGAGCACGGTGCCCTGCACCAGGGCCCCGCCCGGCATGCGCACCTTCAGGACGTCGCCCAGCTGCACGGCGTCGGCCTCGGTTTCGGCCACCGCCGCGTAGACCCAGGTCTGGCCCAGGTCCACGATCGTCACGATGGGCGCGCCCGCGTTGACCACCTCGCCCTGCCTGGCCGCCCAGATCCCCACCTTGCCCGAGACCGGGGCCAGGATGCGGGTGTAGCCCAGGCGGGCCCCGGCCAGGGCGTCCTGGGCCCGGGCGGAGGCGGCGTTCTCCTCGGCCGCCACCGCCTGGCGGGTGCGGGCCTGGGCGGCCCTCAGGGCCGCCTCGGCGGCCGCGGCCTGGTCCCGGGCGGCGCGTTCCCGGGCCTGCACGGCCTTGAGGGTCTGCTCGGCGGTGTCCCGGTCCTGGGCGCTGAGGATCCCCTGGCCCGCCAGGGCCACGGTGCGCCCGGTGAGTTTTTCCTGGTTCTCCCGGTTGGCGGTGGCCTCCGCGAGGGCGGCCGCGGCGGCGCTGCGCGTGGCCTGGGCGCTGGCCACGGTCTGTTCCGTGTCCCCGCGGGTGCTCTCGGCCGTGGCCCTCAGGGCGCCGTACTGGGCCGCGGAGGCGCCCTTGGCCGCGGCGAGCTCGCCGGGGTCGAGGATCGCGATGAGGTCGCCGGCCTTGACGTCCTGGCCTTCGGTCACGGCCAGCTTCTCGATGCGCCCCAGGATCTGGGCGCTGACCACCACCTGGTTGGCGTCCACGGTGCCCAGCAGGGCCAGGTCCGGGGAGTGGTCGGTGGTGGCGTAGAAGTAGCCCAGGGCCACCAGGAGGAGCGCGCCCAGCAGGGCGAAGATGCGGTAGCGGGGATTCACGGCAGATCACCTCGGGATTCGGAAAGGACCCGCGCCGCCACGAGGCGGCCCTGGGCGGGATCGGTGAAGAGGATGCTGGCGGCGAAGTCCAGCAGCGCTTCCCGCTGCCGGGCCATCCGCCCCGGGTCCCGCGGATCCAGGCCGGTGATCTCCCGGTAGAAGGGCGCGGAAATGAAGTAGAAGGTGTTCGCCCCGGTGAGGGAGACCAGGACCGGCTCCGGATCCTGGTCCCGCAGCTCGCCGCTGCGGGCGCCCTCGGCCAGGGCCGCGGTCAGGGCCGCGTGCATGGGGCGGAAGGCGATGTCCACGATGCGCGAGATCCAGCTGGCCTGCCCCGCCCGGGCCCGCATCATCTCGTGGCCCAGGATCCGGGTGAAGGTCCCGGCCGAGGCCAGGTGGTCGAAGTGGCCCAGGAAGTGCCGCAGCAGCCGTTCCCCCGGGGTCCCGGGTCCCTGGAGGTTGCGCAGGAACCGCTCCATCAGCCCCGTGAACACCTCGTCCAGCACTGCCGCGTAGAGCCCTTCCTTGGTGCCGAAGTAATAGTGGATCAAGGCCTTGTTCACCCCGGCGGCCCGGGCGATGGCATCGGTGCGGGCCCCGGCCTCCCCCTCCCGGGCGAACTCGGCGACGGCCGCCTTCAGGATGGCCCTGCGGGAATCGTCGTGGTTTTCGTGGGCCATGGTTTAACCAAAAAGTTAAACCATATGGTTAAGCCTCCGCGAGGGCCTTGTCAAGGGTCGAGTCGCGCGCCCCTGGCCCCGTCCTGCCACTGCAGTTCCACCCGGGCCCCGGGCCCGGCCTGGGCGGCGCGGGTGAGGACCCGCCCCTGGGCGTCCTTCACCAGGGCGAAGCCCCGGTCCAGGGGGCCCCGGGGATCCATGGGCCCCAGCCGGGCCTCCAGCACCTCCAGGCGGTGGGAGCGCCGGCGCAGGCCGCCGTCGGCGGCGGGGGCGAGGCGCTGGCGCAGCAGGTCCAGGCGGGCCCCGGCCTGGTCCAGGCGGCGCTGGGGGTGCGCCAGGTGGAGGCGCTGGACCAGGGCCTGGAAGCGGGGAAAGGCGCCGGGACCGGCCAGCTGGAGCCGGTGGCGGAGGGCCGCTAGGCGCTCCCCGGCGCGCCGGAGGCGGTCGGGGACGGCGTGCATGCCGCGGCTGTCGGCGAGGAGGTTCAGGGTGCTCTCCAGGCCCCGGAGGCGCCAGGCCATGCGGGCCACCAGGGCCTCGGTGCGCCGGCGCAGTTCGCTGGCCAGCGCCGCGCGGTCGGGGGTGGCGAATTCCGCGGCCTGGCTGGGGGTGGCGGCGCGGCGGTCCGCGGCCAGGTCCACCAGGGTGGTGTCGATCTCGTGGCCCACGCCCGTGACGATGGGCAGGCGGCACGCGGCCACCGCCTTCACCAGTTCCGGATCGTTGTAGGACCACAGGTCCTCCAGGCTGCCCCCGCCCCGCACCAGGAGGATGGCGTCGCAGCCCCAGAAGGCGTCCTGGATCTCCTGCAGGGCCAGGAGGTTCTCCGGCACCGACCGGTCCCCCTGGGCCGCGGCGGGGGCGATGAGCAGATCCACCCCGGGGGCCCGGCGCAGGGTCACCTCCAGCACGTCCCGCAGGGCCGCGCCCCCCAGGGCGGCCACGATGCCCAGCTTCCGGGGGGAGGCCGGAAGGGGGCGCCGGGGCCGGTCGAAGACCCCCTGGGCCCGGAGATCGGCCTCCAGCTGGCGCAGCCGGGCCTGGAGATCGCCCTTGCCCGCGGGTTCGCAGTGGGTGACCGCCAGCGTGAGGCTCCCTCCGGCCACGTAGAGGTTCAGGGAGCCCTTCACCACCACCCGGTCCCCGTCCCGGGGCGCGGCCTTCAGGAACCGCTGCTGGCTGGCCCACACCGCGCAGGAAAGGGCCGCGCCCTCCTCCTTGAGGGTGAAGTACCAGTGGCGCCCCGAGGTGCGCGCGTTGGAAACCTCGCCCTGCACGCACACGGCGGCGAAGGGCGGCTCGATGCGGGTCTTGATCTGCTCAAGCAGCCGTTTGACGGAGAGCGGCGCGTCCACGGTTCATCCCGCGACGCGCATGGAGGCCTCGATGAGCGCCTTCCAGAGCCCCTCCACATCGGCCAGTTCCGTGGCCGAAGCCCCGATGGAGACCCGGAGGATCTGCCGGCCCTTGAGGACGGAGGGCGTGAGGTAGTACGTCCCCGCCTTGTTCACCGCCGCCAGGAGGGCGAGGTTGTGGGCCCGCAGCTCGGCCTCGTCCGTCATGCCTACGGGGACGTGGCGCACGCAGACGGTCTGCAGGTTCACGGGGGCCATGAGCTCCCACCCGCCCGTGGCCAGCACCTGGGCCTTCAGCCACTGCGCGTTGGCCAGGTCCCGGCGGATGCGGGCCTGGAGGCCCTCCACCCCCTGGGAGCGCACCAGGAACCAGAGCTTGAGGGCCCGGAAGCGCCGGCCCAGGGGGATGCCCCAGTCCCGCAGGTTCTTGACCTGGCCGTCCTGCTCGGTGTGCAGGTAGCTGGGATTGGTGCTCATGACCCGTATGAGGTGCTCGGGGTCCTTGACGAAGTAGGCGGAGAGGTCGAAGCCCGTGCCCATCCACTTGTGGGGGTTCAGCACGATGGAATCCGCGCTTTCGATGCCCTCCCACATGGGGCGGCACTCGGGGCAGATCATGGCCGTGCCGGCCATGGCCGCGTCCACGTGGAGCCAGATGCCGTGACGGGCCGAAAGCCGGGCCATGCCCGCCAGGGGATCCACGGCCGTGGTGGCCGTGGTGCCGATGGCCGCCACCATGGCGCAGGGCCTGCGCCCCGCGGCCAGATCGTCCACGATGGCCGCCTCCAGGAGGTCCATGCGCAGGGCGTGATCGGCGTCCGTGGGGATCAGGCGCAGGTTGTTGCGGCCGAACCCCGCCAGGAGCGCGGCCTTCTCGATGGAGCTGTGGGCCTGGTCCGAGGCGTACACCACCAGGGGCGCCTCCTCCGCCTGGAGCCCGCCCCGGGCCTGGCCGAAGGCGGAGGACCATTCCCGCGCGCAGAGCAGCGCGCAGAACGTGGAGGTGGACGCCGTGTCCTGGATGACGCCGGTGAATTCCGGCCCGAGGCCCAGCATCACCCGGAGCCACTCCATGACCACTTCCTCCACCTCCGTGGCGGCGGGACTGGTCTGCCAGCTCATGCCCTGGGCCCCCAGCCCCGCGCAGGCCATGTCCGCCAGGACCGAAGCCAGATCGGAATTGGAGGGGAAGTAGGCGAAAAACCCCGGATGGTTCCAGTGGGTGATCCCCGGCAGGACGATGCGGTCCAGGTCCCCGGTCACCCCCTCCAGGCTCCCCCCCTTAAGGGGAGGGGCCGCCGGAAGCATCCGCTTCACGTCCCCCGGCTCCAGGGGACTCATGACGGGCAGATCAGCCATCCGCTCCCGGTAGCCTGCGATCCACTCGACCATCTCATGGCCTAACCGTCGAAACTCTTGGGTATCCATGTCCCTATATTCAACCCAGAACGCCGGGGAAGTCCAGATCGCACGTGTCCCGGACGGGCGCCAGGGATTCGCCGACGCAGGCAAGCTGCGTCAGCGAATCCCTGGCAAAAGTCCGGAACACGTGCAATTACCCTTACGGTGCCTCCGAATACAGCACATAGGTTGCGGGGCTCGAGCTGGAGGTGTAGCCGATCATCTGCAGGAGGTAGAACTTGTCGTTGCCGTCGAAGCCCAGATAGGGCCGGTTGCTTTCGTAGGGACCGAGGGTCTGGCTCGACCAGACATCGTTGGAGAAGGTCACGAGCTGCTGTCCGGAGGGACCCCTGAAGTGGATGACGATCCGGTCGGTCTTGGCGGATCTTGCGAAATAGGCATTCTGGGTGCTTCCATTGGCCCCCGTCGTGCCGATGACCTGGACGGGCGTCCACGCGCCGTCGACCTTGCGGATCTCGCACAGCTCCGAACCGATCGACGAATCATAGGGGGTATGGGGGCGCGTGTAGAAGACGTGGAGGTCGCCCCGGTAGCTGAACAGGAGGTCCAGGGTGTCGTACCAGCTGCTGATGGCCACGCCGGTGGGGATCTTTTCCCACTTCCAGGCGTTCGGGCCCTGGCGCTGGAGCAGGTAGAGTTCCTGCCACGCCCCCAGGAGCACGCTGGGGACACCGCTGGCGTCCGTCGTCAGGCGGAAGGAATAGACCACGCCCGGGGCCGGCGAGACCACATCCAGGGACTCCACCTTCCAGGTTCCGGTGGCGTCCTTGTAGGCGTACTCGAACCCCGTGGCGCTATAGCTGTCCTTCGACCAGGCCACGTGGAGGGCATCGGCCCCGTCCAGGGTGAACGTGATGGTGTTCGTGGAGGAGCTGTAGCCGAGGGTCCTGCGCGCCACCTCTTCGGTCTGCCAGACTGCGCCATCAGACCAGGCGTGCACGATCGCCATTTCGGAACTCCCCTGCATGACCTGCCGCAGGTACACGGTGTGGGGCCGGCCCTGGGAATCCAGCCTGAGCTTGGGCTCCACGAGGGAAGCGGCATTGGTCAGGGGGTTCGTGACCCAGCCCGTCGGGGACGGGGTGGCGATGACGTAGGAGGAGTAGTTCACATACTGCGCGAAGGTCCAGGCCCCGTTGCCATCCAGGGCGCCCATCACCGAAGGAGGCAAGGACTTGATCACCGGGGCGGCCAGGGACAGCGATCCCGCCGTCGGAAGGGTGACCACCATCACGGGAAGGCTGGGCGCGGCCGCCGAACCCGTTTTCCGCGCCTCGATCCGGTAGGTGTAGTATCCGGAGGCCAGCAGGAGGTCCTGGTACGAGGAGGCGGTCGGGGCGAGATGCGCGACATCCTGGTAACTGGGATAGGTGGAAAGGCCACTGGCCCGGGTGACAACCACTTCGGTGGCCCCCGCGCTGTGGTTCTGCCAGGTCAGGCTCACCCCCTCCACCAGGGGCGTCGCCACCACCGAACCGGGCGATTTCAGACCGGTGCTCAGGGGATCGCTGGTCGCTTGCACGGTCTTGGTGCCCTTGGAATAGGTGATCCGGTAGCAAACGTAGCCGCCCTCGGGGGCCTGGCTATCCAGGTAGTCGGTGGCGCCGAAGCTCACGCCGGGAATCACGTCCCACGCATAGGTCGAACCGTAGGTGGCCGAGGTCCCCCGCTCCAGCGTCATGGCATCCGCCACGGAACTGTTGTTGGTCCACTTCAGGCTGATCCCCCCCACGACGCTGGTGGCGCTGGTGAAGGTGGGCGCCTTCAACCCCAGGGGGGAGCGGACCTCATTGCTGTAGGGCGAGTAGGTCGTGCCCAGGACGGCACGCATCCGGGCCCGCAGTTCCGAGTTCTCCGGCAGGGCGGCGGGGTCGAAGGTGGCATAGGCCGCGGTCCAGGAGGCCGGGACGAGATCCTGGCCCAGCTTGGTGAAGCTGCCGTCGCCGAGGGCCACTTCGAACTCGTACCCGTCGATGCGGTTCGTAGGGGCGGTCCAGGTGTAGTTGAGGTACGGGGAGACGGAAAGGTCACCGGTCACCGTGAGGTTGGTGGGTCCGTTGAGGCCCGACGTCCCGCCCCCCTTCCCGGAACTGCATCCGGAGGCGCCCAGCAGGGCGAGGAGTCCCACAAGGACAATTAGCCAAACGGAGGGCCGGGGCATGGTTTTTCTCCAGGAATGAAGCTTTGGAATGAAGCAAGTGTGACCATCCACTCCGGGACAAGCAAGGCCGAATCCCCCATCCGGAGGCCGCACCTGGGATCGCCGCCGCCCACCCCACCGCCAGGGAATCCCAGGATGGGGTGGCGCACGCGAGGGGATTCGCGGTAGGATCAAGGTCTGGCAAAAACCGATGCAAGGGCCAGACAAAACACGAAAGCAGCCGTAGCTCAGTTGGATAGAGTATTGGCCTCCGAAGCCAAGGGTCGCGCGTTCGAGTCGCGCCGGCTGCACCAGATCAAAGCCCTGAAATCCATGCAACGCATAGGTTTCAGGGCTTCCGTTTTGCTTGTCTGCACTCCGAAGACACTTGCATCGTGCCCCCGTTCCACACTTCCGGTGAGGCCTTGCGCGACCTAGCACGGCGATAGCGTGAAGAAGAATTTTCCTCGCTAATGTC is a genomic window containing:
- a CDS encoding ABC transporter permease → MTRLLAIVERELRKFFRSPSLMLTAMVAPLIQLVILGNAFGGKITDARVGVVDYDGGPQALRIHEAFDSVAANIRTFRTIRYDSDKKAQEDVRSGRLDAAVVIPPQFSRRALSGENPSIGFVVDNSDQFLSGSLTAEMQALTDALNRPRVDQRVVNTVALRIVELYPFVEYMKYLLPGSITLAMFVSVMIGGGMLYIDDKARGVHEGFLVTPITRLELVLGLVASGAIKAILAGVVLTLLGSLIAGMDVVFHPALLLQLLLMIVATSFAFNSLMFLLMVRVEDPLVPRAMFGVLNTLLYFPSGAIYPIAAFPGWLRAIARVDPFTYAVHGFKAVLLKDAGFAALAPDLLYLGLIGTLALVLATRLFKRTL
- a CDS encoding ABC transporter ATP-binding protein, whose amino-acid sequence is MKVHAPAAAPGAAIRVENVVKRFGDFEAVKGISLEVKPGETFGLLGPNGAGKSTLIRMMTTLIPITSGRAWIEGHDVSQEADAARHCMGVIPQALTSDINLTVEENLSIYAKLYNVPRAQRRANIEELLEAVDLTKWRDAETKTLSGGMRRRLEIARGLVHNPRIFFLDEPTTGLDPVSRVAVWEMLNKLKARKQLTILITTHYMDEADRLCDRIAIVDHGKLVALDTPARLKQSVPGNNVIEAQFEAPPEDWEDRLRALGEVTSIQAEGAGMFRVLTTNGSRTTTELVELAVRGGIAIRTLTVQNTTLDDVFVHYTGRQLRDTQVKTYTAFMPPRPGMQP
- a CDS encoding HlyD family secretion protein, whose amino-acid sequence is MNPRYRIFALLGALLLVALGYFYATTDHSPDLALLGTVDANQVVVSAQILGRIEKLAVTEGQDVKAGDLIAILDPGELAAAKGASAAQYGALRATAESTRGDTEQTVASAQATRSAAAAALAEATANRENQEKLTGRTVALAGQGILSAQDRDTAEQTLKAVQARERAARDQAAAAEAALRAAQARTRQAVAAEENAASARAQDALAGARLGYTRILAPVSGKVGIWAARQGEVVNAGAPIVTIVDLGQTWVYAAVAETEADAVQLGDVLKVRMPGGALVQGTVLLKAAEGDFATQRDVSRRKRDIKTVRIKLLIPNPGERYVPGMTAEVLVPKARLVRR
- a CDS encoding TetR/AcrR family transcriptional regulator — protein: MAHENHDDSRRAILKAAVAEFAREGEAGARTDAIARAAGVNKALIHYYFGTKEGLYAAVLDEVFTGLMERFLRNLQGPGTPGERLLRHFLGHFDHLASAGTFTRILGHEMMRARAGQASWISRIVDIAFRPMHAALTAALAEGARSGELRDQDPEPVLVSLTGANTFYFISAPFYREITGLDPRDPGRMARQREALLDFAASILFTDPAQGRLVAARVLSESRGDLP
- the xseA gene encoding exodeoxyribonuclease VII large subunit, which encodes MDAPLSVKRLLEQIKTRIEPPFAAVCVQGEVSNARTSGRHWYFTLKEEGAALSCAVWASQQRFLKAAPRDGDRVVVKGSLNLYVAGGSLTLAVTHCEPAGKGDLQARLRQLEADLRAQGVFDRPRRPLPASPRKLGIVAALGGAALRDVLEVTLRRAPGVDLLIAPAAAQGDRSVPENLLALQEIQDAFWGCDAILLVRGGGSLEDLWSYNDPELVKAVAACRLPIVTGVGHEIDTTLVDLAADRRAATPSQAAEFATPDRAALASELRRRTEALVARMAWRLRGLESTLNLLADSRGMHAVPDRLRRAGERLAALRHRLQLAGPGAFPRFQALVQRLHLAHPQRRLDQAGARLDLLRQRLAPAADGGLRRRSHRLEVLEARLGPMDPRGPLDRGFALVKDAQGRVLTRAAQAGPGARVELQWQDGARGARLDP
- a CDS encoding pyridoxal phosphate-dependent decarboxylase family protein translates to MDTQEFRRLGHEMVEWIAGYRERMADLPVMSPLEPGDVKRMLPAAPPLKGGSLEGVTGDLDRIVLPGITHWNHPGFFAYFPSNSDLASVLADMACAGLGAQGMSWQTSPAATEVEEVVMEWLRVMLGLGPEFTGVIQDTASTSTFCALLCAREWSSAFGQARGGLQAEEAPLVVYASDQAHSSIEKAALLAGFGRNNLRLIPTDADHALRMDLLEAAIVDDLAAGRRPCAMVAAIGTTATTAVDPLAGMARLSARHGIWLHVDAAMAGTAMICPECRPMWEGIESADSIVLNPHKWMGTGFDLSAYFVKDPEHLIRVMSTNPSYLHTEQDGQVKNLRDWGIPLGRRFRALKLWFLVRSQGVEGLQARIRRDLANAQWLKAQVLATGGWELMAPVNLQTVCVRHVPVGMTDEAELRAHNLALLAAVNKAGTYYLTPSVLKGRQILRVSIGASATELADVEGLWKALIEASMRVAG
- a CDS encoding phage tail protein — encoded protein: MPRPSVWLIVLVGLLALLGASGCSSGKGGGTSGLNGPTNLTVTGDLSVSPYLNYTWTAPTNRIDGYEFEVALGDGSFTKLGQDLVPASWTAAYATFDPAALPENSELRARMRAVLGTTYSPYSNEVRSPLGLKAPTFTSATSVVGGISLKWTNNSSVADAMTLERGTSATYGSTYAWDVIPGVSFGATDYLDSQAPEGGYVCYRITYSKGTKTVQATSDPLSTGLKSPGSVVATPLVEGVSLTWQNHSAGATEVVVTRASGLSTYPSYQDVAHLAPTASSYQDLLLASGYYTYRIEARKTGSAAAPSLPVMVVTLPTAGSLSLAAPVIKSLPPSVMGALDGNGAWTFAQYVNYSSYVIATPSPTGWVTNPLTNAASLVEPKLRLDSQGRPHTVYLRQVMQGSSEMAIVHAWSDGAVWQTEEVARRTLGYSSSTNTITFTLDGADALHVAWSKDSYSATGFEYAYKDATGTWKVESLDVVSPAPGVVYSFRLTTDASGVPSVLLGAWQELYLLQRQGPNAWKWEKIPTGVAISSWYDTLDLLFSYRGDLHVFYTRPHTPYDSSIGSELCEIRKVDGAWTPVQVIGTTGANGSTQNAYFARSAKTDRIVIHFRGPSGQQLVTFSNDVWSSQTLGPYESNRPYLGFDGNDKFYLLQMIGYTSSSSPATYVLYSEAP